A single region of the Buchnera aphidicola (Nipponaphis monzeni) genome encodes:
- the tusD gene encoding sulfurtransferase complex subunit TusD → MKYALIVMSSPYNEETSITAYLFAKHVIKMNHKLYSVFFFANGALHTNMKDISTNMSCNLTSKWNKLSIKFGTKLYICINSALKMGLISHKNDQNDFFSKIGLHFKLVGLGVLVKNMQKCDRVLQL, encoded by the coding sequence ATGAAATATGCATTAATAGTTATGAGCTCCCCTTATAATGAAGAAACTTCAATTACGGCTTATTTATTTGCAAAACATGTAATTAAAATGAATCATAAGTTATATAGTGTATTTTTTTTTGCAAATGGTGCATTACACACTAATATGAAAGATATATCAACAAACATGTCTTGTAATTTAACAAGTAAATGGAATAAACTTAGTATTAAATTTGGAACTAAATTATACATATGTATTAATTCTGCTTTAAAAATGGGGTTAATCTCACACAAAAATGATCAAAATGATTTTTTTTCAAAAATAGGATTACATTTTAAATTAGTTGGTTTAGGTGTATTAGTTAAAAATATGCAAAAATGTGATCGTGTTTTACAATTGTAA